One genomic segment of Paraburkholderia phymatum STM815 includes these proteins:
- a CDS encoding CBS domain-containing protein, translating into MTSVAQVLKSKPTQEVYTIEATDSVYNAIKLMADKQIGALIVKENGAIAGIVTERDYARKIVLMDRSSKTTPVRDIMSSAVRFVRPEQTTDECMALMTERRMRHLPVMENDRLIGMVSIGDLVKNIIAEQQFTIQQLEHYIHGA; encoded by the coding sequence ATGACTAGCGTTGCACAAGTCCTCAAATCGAAGCCGACTCAAGAGGTTTACACGATCGAAGCCACCGATTCCGTCTACAACGCCATCAAGCTGATGGCCGACAAACAGATCGGCGCGCTGATCGTCAAGGAAAACGGGGCGATTGCGGGGATCGTCACCGAACGCGACTACGCGCGCAAGATCGTGCTGATGGACCGTTCGTCGAAGACGACACCCGTGCGCGACATCATGAGCAGCGCCGTGCGCTTCGTACGCCCGGAGCAGACCACGGACGAATGCATGGCGCTGATGACGGAACGCCGCATGCGTCACTTGCCCGTCATGGAGAACGATCGGCTGATCGGCATGGTGTCGATCGGCGACCTCGTGAAGAACATCATCGCCGAACAGCAATTCACGATTCAGCAGCTCGAACACTACATTCACGGCGCATGA
- a CDS encoding alpha/beta fold hydrolase, translating to MSGRRKLRDVDGPTRRADDTHHNPCEEIGRDADDPQAFDHRFAQFNGIRMHYVDEGQGPLVILLHGFPYLWYMWRRQIPALAAAGYRVVVPDQRGFGQSERPDAIEAYDISQSVGDMVGLMKVLGESSAVIIGHDLGAWVAQAAAMLRPDLFRGLVMLNTPVPPRGSVKPTIALNEMARGKGYHHLYFQELGTPDREMSNDTRKTLRSIFYSVSGSAVGAERWRIFFEPGQPLLDAFTDPKDFPSWLSSRALDYYVDEYSRTGFTGAINYYRCRDRNWEITAFLDGAVVRQPSMFISGAADASLEPAPIRALYDQLEAYLPGLRKKVLLPGVGHSAAEERVDQVNELLLDFLRGLSD from the coding sequence GTGAGCGGTCGGCGCAAGCTGCGCGATGTCGACGGGCCTACTCGACGAGCGGATGACACGCATCACAACCCATGCGAGGAGATAGGCCGAGACGCAGATGATCCACAGGCGTTCGATCATCGTTTCGCCCAGTTCAACGGCATCCGTATGCACTACGTCGACGAAGGGCAAGGTCCGCTGGTCATCCTGCTCCACGGCTTTCCTTATCTCTGGTACATGTGGCGCCGCCAGATTCCCGCCCTCGCCGCAGCTGGCTACCGGGTGGTTGTCCCTGATCAGCGTGGGTTCGGCCAGAGCGAAAGGCCGGACGCCATCGAGGCATACGACATCAGTCAGTCGGTCGGCGACATGGTTGGATTGATGAAAGTGCTGGGTGAGTCCAGTGCTGTGATCATCGGACACGACCTCGGCGCGTGGGTAGCGCAGGCTGCTGCCATGCTGAGACCGGATCTGTTTCGAGGCCTAGTCATGCTCAATACGCCCGTTCCACCGCGAGGCAGTGTCAAGCCCACCATCGCGTTGAACGAGATGGCGCGGGGTAAGGGCTATCACCACCTGTACTTCCAGGAACTCGGCACGCCGGATCGAGAGATGTCGAACGATACGCGCAAGACGTTGCGCAGCATCTTCTACTCCGTGTCAGGTAGTGCGGTAGGTGCCGAGCGCTGGCGCATATTCTTTGAGCCAGGGCAGCCCCTTCTCGATGCGTTCACGGACCCGAAGGATTTTCCGTCGTGGTTGAGCTCGCGGGCACTCGACTACTACGTCGATGAATACTCGCGCACCGGTTTCACCGGCGCCATTAATTATTACCGCTGTCGCGATCGCAATTGGGAGATCACCGCTTTTCTCGACGGCGCCGTGGTGCGCCAGCCGAGCATGTTCATTAGTGGCGCCGCGGACGCGTCCCTCGAACCCGCTCCTATCCGTGCTCTCTATGATCAACTTGAAGCGTATCTGCCCGGATTGCGGAAGAAGGTGCTCCTGCCTGGCGTCGGCCATAGTGCGGCGGAAGAGCGAGTTGATCAGGTTAACGAACTGCTTCTCGATTTCCTGCGGGGGCTGTCGGATTAA
- a CDS encoding helix-turn-helix transcriptional regulator: protein MLCSIVLTLWLCSQEATEANEGKVAMKICLSLKEVAQALSLSQSTVQQLVREKRFPEPRLLSGRRVGWLTHEVQNWANARPVAKLLPPENSSTKKR, encoded by the coding sequence ATGCTCTGTTCGATCGTGTTGACGCTATGGCTATGCAGTCAGGAAGCAACGGAAGCGAACGAAGGTAAAGTCGCAATGAAGATCTGTCTCTCTTTGAAAGAAGTAGCACAGGCGCTTTCTCTGTCCCAGTCAACCGTACAGCAACTGGTACGTGAGAAGCGGTTCCCCGAACCACGATTGCTATCGGGCCGGAGGGTAGGATGGCTTACACATGAAGTTCAAAACTGGGCCAATGCGCGCCCGGTCGCCAAGCTGCTCCCGCCAGAGAATTCGAGTACTAAGAAGCGGTAG
- a CDS encoding tyrosine-type recombinase/integrase, whose translation MLTDLELRALKPTGRIYKVTDQRGLYVAVTSSGAVSFRFDYRLNGRRETLVIGRYDPGLPARGARAADELTFGMSMRLAEARLLLERARRQVEQGVSPSKSKVEKRVEAADAMTFGKWVEKYFAEATLAESTRAMRKSVYDRNLAAEFGRLTLEEITPSRLLMRCEKIKERGAAAPAVQARDIVLQVYRFVQARGLRVANPAEDIRPSAIATFKPRDRALTPGEIHMFFKALERTPTLPTLRLAVKFMLLTMVRKSEFILATWDEVDFNAAIWTIPKDRMKGGRPHNVYLSQQALDILVTFKTCFGASSYLHPGRYESELPISAATLNRVIDSAVRLIRESGAPDFESFSVHDLRRTASTQLHEAGFNSDWIEKCLAHEQRGVRAVYNKAEYAEQRRGMLQTWAEMLDGWIMKDHEIDNGPRVRPTQSPLTSIA comes from the coding sequence ATGCTTACGGACCTCGAATTGCGGGCGCTCAAGCCGACCGGCAGGATATACAAGGTCACTGACCAGCGCGGCCTGTACGTGGCGGTCACCTCGTCCGGAGCGGTGAGTTTCCGCTTCGACTATCGTCTGAATGGTCGCCGGGAGACCCTGGTCATTGGCCGCTACGATCCCGGGCTGCCTGCGCGCGGCGCTCGCGCTGCTGACGAACTTACGTTTGGCATGTCGATGCGTCTTGCAGAAGCAAGGCTGCTCCTCGAGCGTGCTCGGCGGCAAGTGGAGCAGGGCGTCAGCCCGTCCAAAAGCAAGGTTGAAAAGCGTGTAGAAGCGGCCGACGCGATGACGTTCGGGAAATGGGTCGAAAAATACTTCGCGGAAGCCACGCTCGCGGAATCGACCCGTGCGATGAGGAAGTCCGTCTACGACCGGAATCTGGCGGCGGAGTTCGGGCGGCTGACGCTCGAAGAGATCACACCTTCAAGACTCCTAATGAGGTGTGAGAAGATCAAGGAGCGGGGTGCGGCTGCACCTGCCGTTCAGGCACGCGACATCGTCCTCCAGGTCTATCGTTTCGTCCAGGCAAGAGGGCTGAGGGTAGCCAATCCTGCAGAAGACATACGGCCCTCCGCTATTGCCACCTTCAAGCCGCGAGACCGGGCACTGACACCCGGGGAAATTCATATGTTTTTCAAAGCTCTGGAGCGCACGCCTACGCTCCCTACGTTGCGTCTGGCGGTCAAGTTCATGCTCCTGACAATGGTGCGCAAGTCGGAATTCATTCTGGCAACGTGGGATGAAGTGGACTTCAATGCGGCGATCTGGACAATTCCGAAAGACCGTATGAAAGGTGGGCGTCCGCACAACGTCTATCTAAGTCAGCAGGCCTTGGACATTCTGGTTACCTTCAAGACGTGTTTTGGCGCGAGCTCGTACCTGCACCCTGGGAGATACGAATCAGAACTGCCTATCAGCGCGGCCACACTGAATCGCGTCATTGACAGCGCGGTCAGACTGATTCGTGAGAGCGGGGCACCGGATTTCGAATCCTTCTCGGTTCATGACTTGCGGAGAACGGCGAGCACGCAGCTGCATGAAGCCGGGTTCAACAGCGACTGGATAGAAAAATGTCTGGCACACGAACAACGTGGAGTGCGCGCTGTGTACAACAAGGCCGAATATGCCGAGCAGCGAAGGGGGATGCTACAGACATGGGCTGAGATGCTTGACGGGTGGATCATGAAGGACCATGAAATAGACAACGGCCCAAGGGTACGACCGACTCAAAGTCCTTTGACGTCGATTGCATAG
- a CDS encoding BON domain-containing protein, whose product MKAIQAMKMAGAALVVLASVNAYAQASDADMTAQPSAKQTAKAAKSADRALAKKVRGALAKSKDISVSNITVRAKGGAVTLQGSVPEQPQVDKATQVAQGVQGVTSVKNALTIRPVGQ is encoded by the coding sequence ATGAAGGCGATCCAGGCAATGAAGATGGCAGGCGCAGCACTCGTGGTTCTCGCATCGGTCAACGCCTATGCTCAGGCAAGCGATGCCGACATGACGGCTCAGCCGAGCGCCAAGCAGACCGCCAAGGCAGCCAAGTCGGCTGACCGCGCGCTCGCCAAGAAGGTGCGCGGCGCATTGGCGAAGTCGAAGGACATCAGCGTCTCCAACATCACGGTTCGCGCAAAGGGCGGCGCAGTGACGCTGCAGGGCTCTGTGCCGGAGCAGCCGCAAGTCGACAAGGCGACGCAGGTTGCCCAAGGCGTCCAGGGCGTGACATCCGTGAAGAACGCACTGACGATCCGCCCGGTCGGCCAGTAA
- a CDS encoding IS5-like element ISBph3 family transposase, protein MRGVDTFTENLFSVRKLDDFVPTSHPLRSIRVMANEALAKMDRIFAGMYEADIKGGRPSIAPEKLLRAMLLQVLYSIRSERQLMEQTQYNLLFRWFIGLSMDDSVWVPTVFTKNRERLIRHDAVVEFFNEVLSIAQKKNWLSGEHFSVDGTLIHAWAGHKSFVRKDGEEDRDNDGGSGEGGFKGSKRSNETHESKTDPDARLYRKGKTASELRYMGHTLTDNRHGLVVNARVSRADGHAEREAAKVMINDARQAANDAAAQITLGADKGYDAQEFIEACQQMKVTPHVAQNTSGRRSAVPDAIARSVGYAISQQKRKLIEQGFGWAKTVGRMRQVMVRGLKKVDQMFVLNMAAYNLVRMRSLGQARP, encoded by the coding sequence ATGCGCGGCGTCGACACGTTCACCGAGAATCTGTTTTCCGTGCGCAAGTTGGACGATTTCGTTCCGACCTCGCATCCGCTGCGCTCGATTCGCGTTATGGCGAACGAAGCGCTGGCGAAGATGGATCGGATCTTTGCCGGGATGTATGAGGCCGACATCAAGGGAGGCCGGCCGAGCATCGCGCCAGAGAAGCTGTTGCGTGCGATGCTGCTGCAGGTGCTATACAGCATCCGATCCGAGCGTCAGCTCATGGAGCAAACGCAATACAACCTGCTGTTTCGGTGGTTTATCGGTCTGTCAATGGATGATTCGGTCTGGGTGCCGACGGTGTTCACGAAGAACCGCGAGCGATTGATCAGGCACGATGCGGTGGTCGAATTTTTCAACGAAGTGCTGTCCATCGCGCAGAAGAAGAACTGGCTGTCGGGCGAGCACTTTAGCGTCGACGGCACACTGATCCACGCATGGGCAGGACACAAGAGTTTTGTGCGCAAGGACGGTGAAGAGGACAGGGATAACGACGGTGGCAGCGGCGAGGGAGGCTTCAAGGGTAGCAAGCGAAGCAACGAAACGCACGAGTCGAAGACCGATCCCGATGCACGGCTTTACCGCAAGGGCAAGACGGCCAGCGAATTGCGTTATATGGGCCACACGCTGACCGACAACCGCCACGGGCTGGTGGTCAACGCCCGCGTGAGTCGCGCTGACGGACACGCGGAACGTGAAGCGGCGAAGGTCATGATCAATGATGCGCGGCAGGCAGCGAACGATGCAGCGGCACAAATCACACTGGGTGCGGACAAGGGTTACGACGCACAGGAATTCATCGAAGCTTGCCAGCAGATGAAGGTCACGCCGCACGTGGCACAGAACACCTCCGGCCGCCGTTCGGCGGTGCCCGATGCGATTGCGCGCAGCGTCGGCTACGCGATATCGCAGCAAAAGCGAAAGCTGATCGAACAAGGTTTTGGATGGGCGAAGACTGTGGGGCGCATGCGTCAAGTGATGGTACGCGGGTTGAAGAAAGTCGACCAAATGTTTGTGTTGAACATGGCCGCGTACAACCTCGTGCGCATGCGTTCGCTAGGACAGGCACGCCCGTAA
- a CDS encoding TetR/AcrR family transcriptional regulator: MRFEKGHKAVTRQHILEVASKCFRREGVSAAGISGIMGEAGLTNGAFYLHFESKEALVREAVGSALAERQQNLEEKVQAGVDLEGVIRSYLNQAHCEDPACGCPSAALLPEIARQSVPTRQTYEDGLQSFVSTLAALLPEADSAAAGRRATAIFALMVGTLQFARAVPDVARAEQILEGGVEAALLLARASPV; this comes from the coding sequence ATGCGTTTCGAAAAAGGTCACAAAGCCGTGACTCGGCAACATATCCTTGAGGTCGCCTCGAAATGCTTCCGTCGGGAAGGGGTCTCGGCTGCGGGCATCAGTGGGATCATGGGAGAGGCCGGCCTAACCAACGGCGCGTTTTATCTCCACTTTGAGTCCAAGGAGGCGCTTGTCCGAGAGGCGGTTGGGAGCGCGCTAGCGGAGCGGCAACAGAACCTCGAAGAGAAAGTTCAGGCAGGCGTTGACCTCGAGGGAGTAATTCGAAGCTATCTCAATCAGGCGCATTGCGAAGACCCAGCATGCGGATGTCCATCAGCGGCCTTGCTTCCGGAAATCGCTCGGCAGTCTGTGCCAACACGGCAAACCTATGAGGATGGGCTGCAAAGCTTCGTTTCGACGTTAGCCGCATTGCTCCCAGAAGCCGATTCCGCTGCAGCCGGTCGTCGGGCTACAGCCATCTTCGCTCTCATGGTGGGAACTCTCCAATTCGCGCGCGCCGTGCCAGACGTTGCACGCGCGGAGCAAATCCTGGAAGGCGGCGTCGAGGCAGCGCTCCTCCTTGCCCGAGCGTCGCCCGTCTGA
- the ribA gene encoding GTP cyclohydrolase II, with protein MPMSHDPSQADGAITAECVTLDATAMLPTRYGTFKSYVFRVNDSGAEHFALVMGDVESQQSVLTRLHSECLTGDVLGSYRCDCGEQLDLALRYIAAEGCGVLLYLRGHEGRGIGLSNKIRAYALQEQGRDTVEANLDLGLPDDSREYDSAAAILRLLKVTSVRLMSNNPKKFDSLSKHGIPVCERVALAIPMREENERYIRTKQVKFGHYFEENE; from the coding sequence ATGCCCATGTCTCACGATCCGTCGCAAGCTGACGGCGCAATCACCGCCGAATGCGTTACGCTCGACGCGACCGCCATGCTTCCCACCCGCTACGGCACCTTCAAGTCCTACGTGTTTCGTGTGAACGACTCGGGAGCCGAGCATTTCGCGCTCGTCATGGGCGATGTCGAGAGTCAGCAGTCGGTGCTGACGCGCCTGCATTCGGAGTGTCTGACGGGTGACGTGCTCGGCTCATACCGTTGCGATTGCGGCGAGCAGCTCGATCTCGCGCTGCGCTACATCGCGGCGGAAGGGTGCGGCGTACTGCTGTATCTGCGAGGTCACGAAGGGCGCGGCATTGGCCTGTCGAACAAGATCCGCGCGTACGCGCTGCAGGAGCAGGGGCGCGATACCGTCGAGGCGAACCTCGATCTCGGCTTGCCCGACGATTCGCGCGAATACGATTCGGCGGCGGCCATTCTGCGCCTGCTGAAGGTGACGTCCGTGCGCCTGATGAGCAACAACCCCAAAAAGTTCGACTCGCTGTCGAAGCACGGCATTCCCGTCTGCGAACGTGTTGCGCTCGCCATTCCGATGCGCGAGGAGAACGAACGCTACATCCGCACCAAGCAGGTGAAGTTCGGGCATTATTTCGAAGAAAACGAATAG
- a CDS encoding DUF4148 domain-containing protein: MKSLIKAVALAAVLAVPAVSFAQSNQPVTRAQVRAELVQLEKAGYNPATAVDSTYPADIQAAESRVSAQNGAVAQAPVADTGYGSSTNGSSQAGAKSLNPAQDVYFGH; this comes from the coding sequence ATGAAATCGCTGATCAAGGCTGTTGCTCTTGCTGCTGTGCTCGCCGTTCCCGCCGTGTCGTTCGCCCAGTCGAACCAGCCCGTGACCCGTGCTCAAGTCCGCGCAGAACTCGTCCAGCTGGAAAAGGCCGGCTACAACCCGGCGACGGCCGTCGACTCGACCTATCCCGCCGACATCCAGGCTGCGGAATCGCGTGTCTCGGCTCAGAACGGTGCAGTGGCGCAAGCTCCCGTCGCCGACACGGGGTACGGCTCGTCAACCAACGGTTCGTCGCAAGCGGGCGCGAAGAGCCTGAACCCGGCGCAAGACGTGTACTTCGGTCATTAA
- a CDS encoding tyrosine-type recombinase/integrase — protein MRFDARAAAKLPSGAHMTFEGFPGLRLQASTSRKSWTYRYKSPVDSRMRQVKLGEWPAMSFAGAIAAWEKSRVERDSGAELSALRRKPETGTTRPSPDTYSVRQLCRDYLQGYVEVNRKTKGAVEVARIFKAMLGPIADMRAASITRAQAFDLLESYRSTPMLAARLRMELGGAWHYALDAGRLPENTANWWKEVLRGRLKSKGRKVEGQYTGTQKRVLSVDELGTLIRWLPNFSLTVADALTLYLWTGTRGGEIVAMESTEIADESDGLWWTIPKRKTKGLHNEKATDLRVPLVGRAEVIVRRRLDQAKGTVLFPSSRGEAMDQTVVQHGVYYHQPYCKIAPNHDRPRLPVTHWSAHDLRRTTRTLLAALGCPNEIAEAVLGHVLPGIIGVYNRHTYDRERRQWLTQLSHRLEDIAATYPPKK, from the coding sequence ATGCGCTTCGATGCACGTGCCGCAGCCAAGCTGCCGAGCGGCGCTCACATGACCTTTGAGGGATTTCCCGGGCTGCGCTTGCAAGCTTCTACGAGCCGGAAATCGTGGACGTATCGCTATAAGTCACCAGTCGATAGCCGCATGCGGCAAGTGAAGCTCGGTGAATGGCCAGCAATGTCGTTTGCTGGAGCTATCGCTGCGTGGGAGAAGAGCCGCGTCGAAAGGGATTCGGGCGCCGAGCTTTCGGCACTGCGACGAAAGCCGGAAACAGGGACTACTCGTCCATCTCCGGACACTTACAGCGTCAGACAGCTGTGCCGCGATTATCTGCAAGGTTATGTAGAAGTCAATCGAAAGACGAAAGGTGCAGTCGAGGTCGCACGCATATTCAAAGCAATGTTAGGTCCTATCGCGGATATGCGTGCGGCTTCCATAACGCGCGCCCAAGCTTTCGATCTGCTGGAATCATACCGGTCGACGCCGATGCTCGCAGCTCGCCTTCGTATGGAGCTTGGCGGCGCCTGGCACTACGCGCTAGATGCCGGTCGTCTTCCTGAAAACACCGCTAACTGGTGGAAGGAAGTTCTGAGAGGGCGACTGAAGAGCAAAGGGCGCAAGGTCGAGGGCCAATATACCGGAACACAGAAAAGGGTGCTTTCGGTTGATGAACTTGGCACATTGATTCGCTGGCTGCCGAATTTCAGCTTGACCGTCGCTGATGCATTGACGCTCTACCTCTGGACTGGCACGAGGGGGGGTGAGATTGTCGCTATGGAGAGCACCGAGATCGCCGACGAAAGCGATGGTCTTTGGTGGACGATTCCCAAACGAAAGACGAAGGGGCTTCATAACGAGAAAGCAACGGATCTGCGCGTGCCGCTCGTGGGCCGCGCCGAAGTAATTGTGCGGCGACGCCTCGATCAGGCCAAAGGGACGGTACTGTTTCCTTCGTCGCGTGGGGAAGCGATGGATCAGACCGTGGTCCAGCACGGCGTCTATTATCATCAGCCGTACTGCAAAATTGCACCGAACCATGATCGTCCGCGGTTGCCCGTGACTCATTGGTCCGCCCACGATCTTCGACGGACAACACGCACGCTGCTTGCGGCGCTTGGTTGTCCGAACGAAATCGCCGAGGCAGTGCTTGGTCATGTTCTGCCTGGAATAATCGGCGTCTATAACCGACATACCTACGACAGAGAACGGCGTCAGTGGCTCACGCAACTGTCACATCGCCTCGAAGATATTGCAGCTACATATCCGCCGAAAAAATAG
- a CDS encoding amidase family protein translates to MNDTIASSSQTSAPEMQRFASLGLAAAADAIRGGEMTSEAYATALLRQARSHADLNAFITIDGDAVLEAAKNADKARSAGAEAPLLGVPIGVKDSYLTTGLPTSIGLDRLAHFIPTEDADAVRAIKEAGALVFGKNNLVEMSYGLTGHNERYGQVKNPRAHDRVTGGSSSGSAASVAAGIVPASLGGDTVGSIRVPASLCGVVGFKPTTGRWPRNGVAPISHTLDTTGVFARSVEDCILLDQVVTGEQAAEPVERDSNLTGARLAFAPRQFLGLVDSEVENRFREVVRRLQDAGAEVFEIDLGEDFNALIQTTTWGIFAHETQGAISEFLRLHNIPTTFEAIYEGLKPQLRQAWEHIVLPGGAGATSVEAYQTALNVSRPEIQRRLNRAFVTRGALAILQPTTPCTAPSIEEQGEFHIAGQEVSNLALANHTLSASSVGLPGISLPAGMSRAGLPIGLELDAPLASDRALLKLARQIEAVLGTQPPTL, encoded by the coding sequence ATGAACGACACAATCGCCAGCTCTAGCCAAACGTCTGCGCCAGAAATGCAGAGGTTCGCTTCACTCGGGCTCGCCGCGGCCGCCGACGCGATCCGCGGCGGTGAGATGACATCAGAGGCGTACGCCACGGCTTTGCTGCGGCAGGCTCGGTCGCACGCTGACCTTAACGCTTTCATCACCATCGACGGAGACGCCGTGCTTGAGGCTGCGAAGAACGCAGACAAGGCGCGGTCGGCCGGGGCGGAGGCTCCCCTACTGGGTGTGCCGATCGGGGTGAAGGACAGCTACCTGACGACGGGGCTGCCCACGAGCATCGGCCTCGATCGTCTGGCGCACTTCATTCCGACGGAAGACGCCGATGCGGTCCGGGCGATCAAGGAGGCAGGCGCCCTCGTCTTCGGCAAGAACAATCTGGTAGAGATGTCCTATGGGCTGACCGGGCACAATGAACGCTATGGCCAGGTGAAGAACCCGCGCGCCCACGATCGCGTCACGGGCGGGTCATCAAGCGGTTCTGCCGCATCGGTGGCCGCCGGGATAGTGCCCGCCTCCTTGGGTGGCGATACGGTCGGATCGATCCGTGTGCCCGCGTCGCTCTGTGGTGTCGTAGGCTTCAAGCCGACCACAGGACGCTGGCCGCGTAACGGCGTCGCACCGATCTCCCACACTCTCGACACGACGGGTGTATTCGCGCGTAGTGTTGAGGATTGCATACTGCTGGACCAGGTCGTCACCGGGGAACAGGCTGCGGAGCCCGTCGAGCGGGATTCCAACCTCACGGGAGCCCGACTGGCCTTCGCGCCGCGGCAGTTTCTGGGTTTGGTTGACTCGGAAGTCGAGAATCGTTTCCGCGAGGTAGTTCGGCGGTTGCAGGACGCCGGCGCCGAGGTCTTTGAGATCGACCTCGGGGAAGATTTCAATGCACTCATCCAGACAACTACGTGGGGCATTTTCGCCCATGAGACCCAGGGCGCGATCTCGGAATTCCTCCGTCTACACAATATTCCGACCACATTCGAGGCGATTTACGAAGGCCTCAAGCCTCAGCTTCGCCAAGCGTGGGAGCACATCGTACTGCCAGGCGGTGCAGGTGCTACCTCAGTGGAGGCCTATCAGACTGCGCTCAACGTAAGCCGTCCGGAAATCCAGCGCCGCCTGAACCGGGCATTCGTCACGCGAGGGGCGCTTGCCATTCTGCAGCCGACGACGCCCTGCACGGCGCCTTCGATCGAGGAGCAGGGAGAGTTCCACATCGCGGGCCAGGAAGTCAGCAACCTCGCTTTGGCGAACCACACTTTGTCAGCGAGCAGCGTGGGGCTGCCGGGTATCAGTCTCCCTGCGGGCATGTCTCGCGCGGGCCTTCCGATCGGTCTTGAGCTGGACGCCCCGCTGGCGAGCGACCGGGCGCTCCTGAAGCTTGCCCGCCAGATCGAGGCAGTCTTAGGCACCCAGCCGCCGACGCTCTGA
- a CDS encoding DUF302 domain-containing protein, whose translation MANALYSTRTILIEHVTIKSIKPFEEVRAKLVALAPRIDDGIFTLLRYGESTRALRELEACPPLTIFGQRDHGALLAIAGLTRRSIQYDIGNPLTASKMTRHQLSAVLYAPIRVLLREDGDGGVGFEYDRPASVFGQFGSEEVNTVAQQLDRDLQTLLEAAAN comes from the coding sequence ATGGCCAATGCACTGTACTCCACGCGCACCATTTTGATTGAGCACGTCACAATCAAATCGATAAAGCCATTCGAGGAAGTTCGAGCCAAGCTCGTGGCCTTGGCGCCTCGCATCGATGACGGCATCTTCACGCTTCTGCGATACGGCGAAAGCACGCGCGCGCTTCGAGAGTTGGAGGCATGTCCGCCACTCACTATTTTCGGCCAGCGTGACCACGGGGCGCTGCTGGCTATTGCTGGGCTGACGCGCCGATCCATCCAGTACGATATCGGCAATCCGCTCACCGCATCGAAGATGACCCGCCATCAACTGTCGGCGGTACTCTATGCACCCATCCGTGTGCTGCTGCGCGAGGATGGCGATGGCGGTGTCGGGTTTGAATATGATCGACCAGCCTCCGTTTTCGGCCAGTTCGGCAGCGAGGAGGTCAATACCGTGGCTCAGCAGCTTGATCGCGACCTCCAAACCTTGTTGGAGGCGGCTGCAAACTGA
- a CDS encoding DNA-3-methyladenine glycosylase, translated as MANTMLSLVPLHRNDLPVDTVDLARFLLGKYLVHDLPEGRVAGRIVETEAYPVGDSTNHAYPGRRACNGSMFLEHGHAYVRLTYGIYHVINVVSEPEGTGAAVLIRALEPVAGMEWMQARRPGTTPGDLTRGPGRLALALGVGPGFDGADLCTGRGLWLGAAGRARTPPPFAVTTRIGIARETHRLLRFYVPGSPFVSGPRKLLTGEAPRPG; from the coding sequence ATGGCGAACACGATGCTTTCCCTCGTTCCTCTACATCGCAACGATCTACCCGTCGATACGGTTGACCTTGCACGCTTCTTACTGGGTAAATACCTGGTCCACGATCTGCCCGAAGGACGGGTAGCGGGGCGGATCGTCGAGACGGAGGCCTATCCTGTCGGCGATTCGACGAATCATGCGTATCCAGGGCGGCGAGCCTGCAACGGCTCGATGTTCCTCGAGCACGGGCACGCCTATGTGCGTCTCACATACGGTATCTACCACGTGATCAACGTGGTCAGCGAGCCCGAAGGGACGGGCGCTGCCGTGCTGATCCGCGCGCTGGAACCCGTGGCCGGCATGGAATGGATGCAGGCGCGCCGGCCCGGCACGACGCCGGGCGATCTCACGCGCGGTCCCGGCCGGCTCGCGCTTGCGCTGGGCGTCGGACCCGGTTTCGACGGCGCCGATCTATGCACCGGCCGCGGGTTGTGGCTCGGCGCCGCAGGTCGCGCGCGCACGCCGCCGCCGTTCGCCGTCACGACGCGCATCGGCATTGCGCGCGAAACGCATCGGCTGCTGCGCTTTTACGTGCCGGGCAGCCCATTCGTCAGTGGGCCCCGCAAGCTGCTGACGGGCGAGGCGCCGCGGCCCGGGTAA